The following coding sequences lie in one Candidatus Tanganyikabacteria bacterium genomic window:
- a CDS encoding response regulator, with amino-acid sequence MSLAPLRAQPVPGSMTFIDPAQGQAGALRQAPTILIADPSSFFRRNLAMILQGEGYNILFASNGADVIATCVKHLPDLVLMDISLPDISGLEVCGILKRSEQLSDIFVILMAAREREDIIHESFERGARSCLFKPLESMQLLDIISSLLSPMPKTGMPIHLVFEETGQSFRTQVVAVAKRTVSIAPTQDILNAGEALTTGAKVRLEYLSEDKASVYCMAVLKSVRLDALSFNIEGNLRRAQKRRFFRKNIALKARYLLPGQFFRLANTVDLSGGGCRLADVGGQLEEGMDFILSIFLTPQFRLDLSAKVEWFRPQGDGKFEVGCSFVEIHPEVQSEIVMFLFDENWTATPVAM; translated from the coding sequence AGGCGCCGACCATCCTCATCGCCGATCCGTCCAGCTTCTTCCGCCGCAACCTCGCGATGATCCTCCAGGGCGAGGGCTACAACATCCTCTTCGCCTCCAACGGCGCCGACGTCATCGCCACCTGCGTGAAACACCTGCCCGACCTGGTGCTGATGGACATCAGCCTGCCCGACATCTCCGGGCTGGAGGTCTGCGGCATCCTCAAGCGCTCCGAGCAGCTCTCCGACATCTTCGTCATCCTGATGGCGGCGCGGGAGCGCGAGGACATCATCCATGAGTCGTTCGAGCGCGGCGCCCGGAGCTGCCTCTTCAAGCCGCTGGAGAGCATGCAGCTGCTCGATATCATCAGCTCGCTGCTCTCGCCGATGCCCAAGACGGGCATGCCCATCCACCTGGTCTTCGAGGAGACCGGCCAGTCCTTCCGGACCCAGGTCGTCGCGGTCGCCAAGCGCACCGTGTCGATCGCCCCGACGCAGGACATCCTGAACGCCGGCGAGGCGCTCACCACCGGCGCCAAGGTCCGGCTGGAGTACCTCTCCGAGGACAAGGCGTCTGTGTACTGCATGGCCGTCCTCAAGTCGGTCCGCCTGGACGCCCTGTCCTTCAACATCGAGGGCAACCTGCGCCGCGCCCAGAAGCGCCGCTTCTTCCGCAAGAACATCGCGCTCAAGGCCCGCTACCTCCTCCCGGGCCAGTTCTTCCGCCTCGCCAACACCGTGGACCTCTCCGGCGGCGGCTGCCGTCTTGCCGACGTCGGGGGCCAGCTTGAGGAGGGGATGGACTTCATCCTCTCGATATTCCTGACGCCGCAGTTCCGCCTCGATCTGTCGGCCAAGGTTGAATGGTTCCGGCCCCAGGGCGACGGCAAGTTCGAAGTCGGCTGCAGCTTCGTGGAGATCCACCCCGAGGTGCAGAGCGAGATCGTCATGTTCCTGTTCGACGAGAACTGGACCGCCACTCCCGTCGCCATGTAA